The Lathyrus oleraceus cultivar Zhongwan6 chromosome 5, CAAS_Psat_ZW6_1.0, whole genome shotgun sequence genome includes the window atctctgatgaagtcgttgcgaacttgttcagagatgcctttcagtttgaaggcttcagaggtcatccaactgatcactctgttccagtggaTCCTCACTTCAGAGGGATCGTCACTGATGTCGGAGTTGATAGTCAGAGACTTGATCTTTTCTACCGAAGACTCTGCAAAAACTTTTATTGCTTCTTCTAGGGTAGGTAAGGTCGTTTCTGGTTCAGTGGCAGAGACTATGAAGGATGGAGAAGGTGGATTGGTGTCACCAAGATTTAGAGTGGAAGTGATGGAAGCAACGGAAGTTGGTGGTATGGGAATAACAGAGGGGGACAGTGTTGTTTGTTTAGGTTGTGGATTTGGTTCAGATGGTGAGTGGATTGGTTGAGGTTCAGAAGGTGGATTTGGTTGTTGTGCAGGTGGTGGTGTTTGAGGTTGTTCAGATGTAGTTGGATTTTGTTGTTCAGGGGGTGGGGAAGTGACTTCTGGTTCAGGTTCAGTGTGTGATGGttgttgagaggccagagcacgaGCTTGTAGCTGAGCCAGAGTGGGGGATTGGGGGTCAGATGGTTCATTGTCAGAGGAGAGTACATAATATGGTGGGGATTGAGGtgaggatgatgatgatggtgaggtAGTTTCATTCATCATTTCTGCTTCAGAAATGGGTAGTGTGGTGGTAGCAAGGTTGAATTTTATAGAGGGTGGGTTAGAGGTTTTGGTGGTCGAAGGGGGTGTTTTAGATGAGGTGTATATTAAAGTGGTTTAGGGAAGAGAAGAAGTAATAGGTTTAAGTTTAACAGAGCGGGAGAGAGGTATAGACTTACTTGGAGAGCCAGCCAGAGGGACTGGAGGTCTTGACCCAAGAGATTCTCCCAGCTTTGCTTTCTTTTCCTTCTTGGACTTCTCATAGGGCtatcctcttcatgaagtttggtggatgctcAGGTAGCCAGTCCACTGAGAACTCAGAGATGTCCACCCCTTGATTAGCAAGATCTTGTAGATAGTAAGCTACCACTTctggagggtcaatcttggagaacaGATAGAATCCGTTGGGAATCTTCCTCTAATCCttgagtgcttcccaggaggtgtctAGTGTTGGTTTAGCTCTGACTTGATCAATgatccccatgctcttcagattccgaGCATTCAAAGGTCTCCCAATGTCAATAGTGACATCTTCCATTAGTCTGAGATGGATCATGTGATCCACTAAGCCACTCTCGATTAGAACATCTGAGATAAGTCTTCCCAAAGGGATGTAGTTTCTGGTCTTCGTGTTGTTTCTGGTCTTCGTGTTGTTTCTGGTATCTTTTACGGAGTCTTTGAGATACTTGAAGAGTAGTGCTGGCAGACACAATTTCAGCCCTTTGTGGATGCAGTACAtaatacacttctgatctgtgttgatgtagtcagaggagttcGATGCAGGGCGATGATGGATGATGCCTAtgatgatcttcagccagacaCAGAGGTTTTGATGgagttccttgttcttggagtgTTTGCCATCAGCACTCTGTTGAAAGATAATAGGGTTGATTTCCTGGGACaagtattttgccctagggttgatgttgtaaatgCATCTTCCTCTTGTCTTCTCCATATTCAGAAGAGAGGCAATAAATTTCTCAATGATGACTATTTTCACTCCGAGAACATGAGAGACGATGTAGTGGTCATATGGGTCTGCGAAGcgccagaactccttcaccagataTGTGTACACAGGGCCATAAAGTCTTTGAaagtaggtttcccacccttgcatcCTTAACTCTTCAGTTAGGTCTACGTCATTCTTCTTTATGTTTTCAAAATCCACTAGCGACTCATACAGTACCTCAAGCTTTTCAAACGATGTTGCTAGGTGGATGTGGGGTTCACgatcaaggatatggggttcCTTGTAGATGGGGGTTGAGACAACGctggtggttgttgttgtttgttaAGTAGAAATTGGTGTCTGCTCCGTTGAGTTCATTTGTTGAGATAAGTTGTAGACGGATTATTGTTGAGCGTCCATGAAGAACAATGTTAAGGATGAAGAGCTTGTTGAAAATGCAGAAATCTTGAAGAAgagatgaagaactgagagagagagagagagagggggggtTAGTGTAGGCGTGAGTGTAAAGTGTGAGATTGTAATGTGTGAAAAGAATTTATACCCAAAAAGATACATGCAAAACGACAACATTAGGAGTAGTTTAACTATTAAATAATTAAATGCAGCACATTCACCAAGTTTGCACGTTTAgaggagaatgattacagcccattgtcgcaacctgaaaaatacagtgcgcaaaaaaaaaacaaccggcgaaagaaaaagacagaagagtcaccaccgtgcgttattcatcccaaaggagggaaaggaaacgctcgaagtaaacctgaaaaaggaaaggacaagacggggtctcgcaaccaaatcttgggttcgggagtcggttatacgaagggaaggtattagcacccctacacatccgtagtactctacgggatccacttttgtagttttcgtctaaagggtgtgagtttatcttgtgctgtttacccaaaaaaaagggttaaatgaaaatgactcgcgcggatgtcgcatccactacatacgtatctcatctgaatatgagaatcagagtcttcgtagctcggctgacctatgggttggggggatgtgtgctcgctaagacatcgcgtcttatgcctacgtatctcatctggcctgagaatcagagcaaaacgtagttcggctaactacggggttatggattgggttttgggcgaacaacgttactacgcaatctaccggatgctcgacctttggagacttactcgcctgtagtagaaggagttaacgtgttgctttgggttttagggtttgggatgctcaagggaaaaaaggcagtccttgacgaaggaaccacgctacctgcagggatatgaatacaaaatacaaaacatgtatcttgaggtaaacacaaaacattgcctcctatcgaggtcttccagctaggaaagcagtaaaatgcgagaaaaggtaaaaagtaccacacggataaaaatccgaagtaacagcaaccAAGGGGACAAaaaaccctgagatccttccaagctaatgccatcaaagaaaagtgagtcagtacaggtaatcggaatgaacctccaggggttatcccacaaataaagtgggaaaccatgcaagttatccctgcaaaagtcatgtgagccctcacaaaaattcaacaaaagggttagtgaaacaccataagcattttttcatgaacaacagtatggtttcagaaacctcaaaccctgtggcatacatttcagaaattaaacggttaaacattcaaggcattgtttatacattcatatacatattaaacccatgggcaaaggtaatgggaataatggaaaacctgattggagagcttgattgaaattgagttgcacccgtgaggtttacaaaacaatcttcagggtttatgtgaggcagaggtgattctgtgtagttgagttcccttcggggtttggaggctgctctgaactccgttaggtcttctctcactatctttttcctcagggttttgttccaaggaaacctcagagtattttgcttctcttcaaaatcccccttttgttctctgttctctcaagtgaagccttggtatttatagactgaatttcatggttttgtgggctcaaataagagagacccaagtccaaaaattttttattatattttatttatttaattaattaattaattaaaaaaaaatttattattattttttttttgtaaaaaattattttttttattttaatttttttttcttttttttttcgtttttttttctttttttttcgtttttttttttttttttttttttagatctaattctgattgacatgatgaaatgcaatatgaaatgctaaatgaatgcatgaatgaggaggacaaattttggggtgttacagctgcccttattcaatcatcagctaacccgagtaggatgaaagcgaacaacttatcagacaaacggggtgtgctgtgattgaataccaaagactgtcgcattacgcgaaaaaccggcgggaaaagaaagaaacaacagagccgccaccgtgcattatttatcccaaaagagggaaaggaaacgctcgaagtaaacctaggaaagaacatggcctcgcgaccaaagagaatgggttcgggagtcagttatgcgaagggaaggtattagcacccctacgcatccgtagtactctacgggatccacgcacaaaaggaaggataaatggttgctaaaacactgctcaaactcacacacactggctgaaagagacaaaagaaactgactgaaactgactcggcaggatatcgcatcctgggcctacttagtctatcaggcatagacatcagagtcgaagtagttcggactggggaaacgacacatgctcgctaggatgtcgcatcctatgcatacgtatcttctcggacgagagaagaatcagagcattcgtagctcggctgacacgcacgcaaacaaacacaggcaaaggcaaacgtggagcctgaatgccaatcactggacttacatcagcatccgaaccaacaaacccacactggaacccgaatgccactcgatggactta containing:
- the LOC127079610 gene encoding vegetative cell wall protein gp1-like, yielding MMNETTSPSSSSSPQSPPYYVLSSDNEPSDPQSPTLAQLQARALASQQPSHTEPEPEVTSPPPEQQNPTTSEQPQTPPPAQQPNPPSEPQPIHSPSEPNPQPKQTTLSPSVIPIPPTSVASITSTLNLGDTNPPSPSFIVSATEPETTLPTLEEAIKVFAESSVEKIKDASIRLQDRLAREAKEHARKEAEEKAHLEEEQRIREAEEKVAAEAVAAAVEVEAKAKAEAEETAHVVVEEATKARVNALT